The following DNA comes from Curtobacterium sp. 9128.
ACGGGGTCCATCCACTCGCGGACCAGGTCGAGGTTGGCGCGGTAGGCGTCGAGGTCGATCTCCGCCTGGCGCAGGGGTGCGCTCACGTCGTCCTCCGTTCGATGCTCCGGCCGAGCCGGGCGACCACCTCGTAGTTGATGGTGCCGACGGCCGCCGCCCAGTCCTCCACAGCGGGATCGCCGTTCGCCGGGTCGCCCCAGAGCACGACCTCGTCCCCCACGGCGACGTCGGCGTCCCCGATGTCGATGTGCATGGCGTTCATCGCGACGCGGCCGACCACGGGGAACGTCCTGTTGCCGATGCGGACCACGACGTGGTTGCCGAAGGCGCGGTCGAAGCCGTCGGCGTAGCCGAGGCCGATCACCGCGAGGCGGGTGTCCGACTCGGCGCGCCAGGTGTAGCCGTAGCTGACACCGTCGCCGGCCGGCACGACGACCGTGCGCAGCACCGACGCGGTCAGGCGCATCGCGGGTCGGAGCCCGAGGTCGGCCGAGGTGCGGTCGGCGAACGGGCTCAGGCCGTAGAGCGCGATCCCGACACGGGCGAGGTCACGACGGGTCTCGGGCACGGCCAGGCTCGCGGCGCTCGCGGCGAGGTGCACCATCGGCGGCACGATGCCGACCGCGCCGAGGCCGTCGAGCGCGCGCTGCAGGGCGGCGTCC
Coding sequences within:
- the alr gene encoding alanine racemase; the encoded protein is MSAFTGITVDREALIANYATVAEQVAPSGVIAVVKANAYGHGAADAARAFVDAGAEWLGVADIDEGIALRQAGIDEGVRILAWLHAPDEDFRRAAQYGITPAVSSVSQLAAAADSEVPAVHICVDTGLSRNGAVESEWPELFETAGRLARNGARTRVEGLMSHLSNASRTDDLDQDAALQRALDGLGAVGIVPPMVHLAASAASLAVPETRRDLARVGIALYGLSPFADRTSADLGLRPAMRLTASVLRTVVVPAGDGVSYGYTWRAESDTRLAVIGLGYADGFDRAFGNHVVVRIGNRTFPVVGRVAMNAMHIDIGDADVAVGDEVVLWGDPANGDPAVEDWAAAVGTINYEVVARLGRSIERRTT